One part of the Lotus japonicus ecotype B-129 chromosome 2, LjGifu_v1.2 genome encodes these proteins:
- the LOC130738792 gene encoding uncharacterized protein LOC130738792, which yields MRIASSVLRRTLAAASGAGSASSVAVPNRFLQAALYSSGAARTHRRWFSYLIGPVAGASLGVAGALYTAASFSQEALAKEPPPPEALPNEVVLYQYEACPFCNKVKAFLDYYDIPYKVVEVNPLSKKEIKWSEYQKVPILMVDGKQLNDSSAIIDELGQKILSKKKAHATSEDDEETKWRRWVDNHLVHVLSPNIYRNTSEALESFDYITSNGNFGFMEKISVKYAGAAAMYFVSKKLKKKYNITDERAALYEAAETWVDALDGREFLGGSKPNFADLAVFGVLRPIRYLRSGKDMVEHTRIGEWYTRMEDAVGEPSRIKA from the exons ATGAGAATCGCTTCCTCCGTTCTCCGCCGCACCCTCGCCGCCGCTAGCGGCGCCGGCTCCGCCTCATCCGTCGCCGTCCCCAACCGTTTCCTCCAGGCTGCTCTTTACAGCAGCGGCGCCGCCCGCACTCACCGCCGCTGGTTCTCCTACCTCATCGGCCCGGTCGCCGGCGCGTCACTCGGCGTCGCTGGAGCTTTGTACACTGCCGCCTCTTTCTCCCAGGAAGCTCTTGCCAAGGAACCTCCGCCGCCGGAAGCTCTCCCGAATGAGGTCGTTCTTTATCAGTACGAGGCTTGCCCTTTCTGTAATAAAGTCAAAG CATTTTTGGACTACTATGATATACCTTACAAAGTTGTCGAGGTCAACCCACTCAGCAAGAAAGAAATCAAATGGTCTGAGTATCAGAAGGTGCCAATATTAATGGTAGATGGCAAGCAGCTAAATGACTCATCAG CTATAATTGATGAACTGGGGCAGAAGATTCTGTCAAAGAAAAAGGCACATGCAACGTCTGAGGATGATGAAGAGACAAAATGGCGGCG GTGGGTTGATAATCATTTGGTACATGTTTTGTCACCTAACATATATCGAAATACTTCTGAAGCGCTTGAGTCCTTTGACTACATAACGAGCAATG gcAATTTTGGCTTTATGGAAAAAATTTCGGTGAAGTATGCTGGAGCTGCAGCCATGTATTTTGTCTCTAAGAAACTTAAGAAGAAATATAACATCACTGATGAACGTGCTGCTCTTTATGAGGCAGCAGAAACATGGGTAGATGCTCTGGATGGCCGGGAGTTCCTTG GAGGGTCTAAGCCTAACTTTGCTGACCTGGCTGTCTTTGGCGTTTTAAGACCCATACGCTATTTGAGGTCTGGGAAGGATATGGTGGAGCACACTCGTATTGGTGAGTGGTACACAAGAATGGAGGATGCCGTAGGAGAGCCTTCCAGGATTAAAGCCTAA